The Montipora capricornis isolate CH-2021 chromosome 3, ASM3666992v2, whole genome shotgun sequence genome window below encodes:
- the LOC138042296 gene encoding NLR family CARD domain-containing protein 3-like, whose amino-acid sequence MTVYFIPKEMSKHLKDKFSEIEEMLTQWKREEGDTKDNLGGIEAAGNTDDQKRKKNATDGFGPADLIDDIRELYKTREGWLAPFPWFQFHLDNIFTRLKMVSRKKERGTKTDSTVNMFEIFKPHEECSQPRKVLIEGQPGMGKTTYCNKVAYDWARNCKSGDSFPDVQVLLLLKDRDINSDLWEAIDDQLLPKDIKKEEREKFFSFVRDHQSKVLLVLDGLDELPTHKLPVYKEIIQGRMLPKCHLVVTARHEAGIEVREYCDTLLEVEGFTENDAEDFIWRYFKTEEHLAKKLLDKLRSDESLEELTANPLNTALLCLLCEDFQGDLPKGRTLLFLEIVACVLRRYMQKKNLAKTDQDPIEFYHAELKDLGCIALNGLLNDEIYFEHSAFRNCTSDFIIPELGFLSVQPGRSKRRPSRCYGFLHKSFQEFFAAFYLSCQLLDEEISPDSLVSDTRYFKEFQQVLMFTCGVLAQRCETRATALISSIARAINRLVDKRAVGGYVLVSLNCIKECEKDQGTLSKELAHTFGSLLEIQTCDLSRWPLSNLVGPSSVSALAKAMELNSSLTKLDLGLNEIGDSGAGALAKAMERNSTLTELSLKGNEIGDSGAAALAKAMELNSSLTELNLFVNEIGASGAAALAKAMERNSTLTHLRLCGNEHNDSGAAALAKAMERNSTLTELDLGFSEIGDSGAAALAKAMERNSTLTELDLSNNEIGDSGAAALAKAMELNSSLTELDLSLNRIGDSGAAALAKAMERNSTLTELDLSVNEIGDSGAAALAKAVERNSTLTELHLSHNEIGDSGAAALAKAMERNSTLTELGLSVNKIGDSGAAALAKAMELNSSLTELHLSDNEIGDSGAAALAIKPWKEIRR is encoded by the exons ATGACTGTctattttattcccaaagaaaTGTCAAAACATTTGAAAGACAAGTTCAGTGAGATAGAAG AAATGCTCACCCAGTGGAAGAGGGAAGAGGGAGACACAAAAGACAACTTGGGAGGGATCGAAG CTGCCGGAAACACAGACGACCAAAAGCGTAAGAAAAATGCAAcag ATGGTTTTGGTCCAGCTGACCTTATCGACGATATTCGAGAACTCTACAAAACCCGTGAAGGATGGCTTGCGCCTTTCCCGTGGTTTCAATTCCATCTTGATAACATTTTTACCAGGCTAAAAATGGTCAGCAGGAAAAAAGAACGAGGGACAAAGACTGACTCTACAGTTAACATGTTCGAAATCTTCAAACCACATGAAGAATGTTCGCAACCCAGAAAGGTTTTGATTGAAGGACAGCCAGGCATGGGAAAGACAACCTATTGTAACAAGGTTGCTTACGACTGGGCCAGGAACTGTAAATCAGGAGATTCATTTCCTGATGTCCaagtgttgctgttgttgaaagATAGAGACATTAACTCTGACTTATGGGAGGCTATTGATGACCAGCTTTTACCGAAAGAcataaagaaagaagaaagagaaaagttcTTCAGCTTCGTTCGGGACCATCAGTCAAAGGTCTTGCTGGTACTTGACGGATTGGATGAGTTGCCAACCCATAAATTACCAGTCTATAAAGAAATCATTCAAGGGAGAATGCTTCCAAAATGTCATTTAGTGGTTACAGCACGCCACGAAGCTGGGATAGAAGTACGGGAGTACTGTGACACCCTGCTAGAGGTCGAAGGATTTACTGAAAACGATGCTGAAGATTTTATCTGGAGATATTTCAAAACCGAGGAGCATCTGGCGAAAAAGCTCTTGGACAAGCTGCGATCGGATGAAAGCCTTGAGGAACTAACTGCAAATCCATTAAATACAGCACTTCTATGCCTCCTTTGCGAAGACTTCCAAGGAGATTTGCCAAAAGGTAGAACTCTCCTTTTCCTCGAAATAGTTGCGTGCGTGCTGAGGAGGTACATGCAGAAGAAGAATTTAGCAAAAACGGACCAAGACCCAATCGAGTTTTACCACGCTGAATTAAAGGATCTGGGTTGTATAGCGTTGAATGGCTTGCTCAACGATGAGATATATTTCGAGCACAGCGCATTCCGAAATTGTACCAGCGACTTTATAATACCTGAACTGGGATTTCTGTCAGTTCAGCCGGGACGCAGCAAACGAAGACCAAGTAGGTGCTACGGGTTTCTACACAAGAGCTTTCAGGAGTTCTTTGCTGCGTTTTATCTCAGTTGCCAGCTTCTAGATGAGGAAATTAGCCCCGATAGCTTAGTTTCTGACACCAGGTATTTTAAAGAGTTTCAACAAGTGCTTATGTTTACTTGTGGTGTATTGGCTCAACGGTGCGAGACGAGGGCCACGGCACTTATATCGAGTATAGCACGTGCAATTAACCGATTAGTAGACAAGAGAGCAGTCGGTGGCTATGTACTTGTTTCATTGAATTGTATCAAGGAATGTGAGAAAGATCAGGGTACCTTAAGCAAAGAATTAGCGCATACTTTTGGTTCGCTTCTTGAAATTCAGACATGTGATTTATCGCGATGGCCTTTGTCTAATCTAGTCGGTCCCTCAAGTGTTTCCGCACTCGCTAAAGCAATGGAATTAAATTCATCGCTGACAAAGTTAGATTTGGGTTTAaatgaaatcggtgactcaggtgctggtgcactggctaaagcaatggaaagaaattcaacgctgacagagttaAGTTTGAAGGGcaatgaaatcggtgactcgggtgctgctgcactggctaaagcaatggaattaaattcgtcGCTGACAGAgttaaatttgtttgtcaaTGAAATTGGTgcctcgggtgctgctgcactggctaaagcaatggaaagaaattcaacgctgacacacTTACGTTTGTGTGGCAATGAACACAatgactcgggtgctgctgcactggctaaagcaatggaaagaaattcaacgctgacagagttaGATTTGGGTTTCAGTGAAatcggtgactcgggtgctgctgcactggctaaagcaatggaaagaaattcaacgctgacagagttaGATTTGTCGAAcaatgaaatcggtgactcgggtgctgctgcactggctaaagcaatggaatTAAATTCATCGCTGACAGAGTTAGATTTGTCTCTCAATAGAatcggtgactcgggtgctgctgcactggctaaagcaatggaaagaaattcaacgctgacagagttaGATTTGTCTGTcaatgaaatcggtgactcgggtgctgctgcactggctaaagcagtggaaagaaattcaacgctgacagagttaCATTTGTCTCAcaatgaaatcggtgactcgggtgctgctgcactggctaaagcaatggaaagaaattcaacgctgacagagttaGGTTTGTCTGTCAATAAAatcggtgactcgggtgctgctgcactggctaaagcaatggaatTAAATTCATCGCTGACAGAGTTACATTTGTCGGAcaatgaaatcggtgactcgggtgctgctgcactggctattAAGCCATGGAAAGAAATTCGACGCTGA